The following are encoded in a window of Armatimonadota bacterium genomic DNA:
- the ligA gene encoding NAD-dependent DNA ligase LigA, whose translation MQQLRRQIEEHNYLYFVLDAPRISDAEYDALVRELRDLEERFPGLQTPDSPTQRVGAPPALAFATVVHYQPMLSLANAFSQEELDAWHRRLVHILGDVPLAFVCELKIDGAAVSLVYEHGRFTRGATRGDGQRGEEVTLNLRTIRSLPLRLRADPPPPLLEVRAEVYLTRAALEVLNRERAGRGEPPFANPRNAAAGSLRQLDPQVTASRPLDLFVYGLGAVQGLELPTHGETLAWLRAAGFRTNPHTRRCTSLDEVRAYVREWTVRHRDLPYETDGVVVKVDSVAQQAELGATSQAPRWAIAYKFPAEQVMTRVKDIVVYVGRTGALTPVAVLEPVAVSGVTVTSATLHNEDEVRRKDVRAGDWVVVQRAGEVIPEVVRVLTERRTGQERPFRMPGSCPVCRTAVIRPEGEAVTRCPNPACPAQVMGALLHFASRDALNIEGLGTRRLEQLLAAGLVGDAADLYGLRREQLLNLERMAERSAQNLLDSIARSRRTTLARFLVALGIRHVGPTVAETLAAHFRDIRALMEASFEEVRDVPGVGPVIAHSVVTFFQEGENRALVLRLLEAGVVPAPPDARGEGPLAGRHFVFTGTLRRFTRGEAEARVKALGGTVAGSVGARTTDVVVGEQPGAKAEQARRRGIRLLDEAEFLTLIGVGP comes from the coding sequence GTGCAGCAGCTGCGCCGCCAGATCGAGGAGCACAACTACCTCTACTTCGTCCTGGACGCTCCCAGGATCAGCGACGCGGAGTATGACGCCCTGGTGCGCGAGCTGCGCGACCTGGAGGAACGCTTCCCCGGGCTGCAGACACCCGACTCCCCCACGCAGCGGGTGGGGGCGCCGCCCGCCCTGGCCTTCGCCACGGTGGTGCACTACCAGCCCATGCTCAGCCTGGCCAACGCCTTCAGCCAGGAGGAGCTGGACGCCTGGCACCGCCGTTTGGTCCACATCCTGGGGGACGTCCCCCTGGCCTTTGTCTGCGAGCTGAAGATTGACGGGGCGGCTGTCTCCCTGGTCTACGAGCACGGACGCTTCACCCGCGGGGCCACCCGGGGGGACGGGCAGCGGGGCGAGGAGGTCACGCTCAACCTGCGCACGATCCGCAGCCTGCCCCTGCGCCTGCGGGCAGATCCCCCGCCACCGCTGCTGGAGGTGCGGGCCGAAGTCTACCTGACCCGTGCGGCCCTGGAGGTGCTCAACCGCGAGCGGGCCGGCCGGGGAGAACCGCCCTTTGCCAACCCCAGGAACGCCGCCGCCGGATCGCTGCGCCAGCTCGACCCGCAGGTTACCGCCTCCCGCCCCCTGGACCTCTTCGTCTATGGCTTAGGTGCCGTGCAGGGCCTGGAGCTGCCCACGCACGGCGAGACCCTGGCCTGGCTACGCGCGGCCGGCTTCCGCACCAACCCCCACACCCGGCGCTGCACCTCCCTGGACGAGGTGCGGGCCTACGTGCGGGAGTGGACGGTGCGGCACCGCGACCTCCCCTATGAGACGGACGGCGTGGTGGTCAAGGTGGACAGCGTCGCCCAGCAGGCGGAGCTGGGGGCGACGAGCCAGGCGCCGCGCTGGGCCATCGCGTACAAGTTCCCGGCGGAGCAGGTGATGACCCGCGTAAAGGACATCGTGGTCTACGTGGGGCGCACAGGAGCCCTCACCCCCGTGGCCGTGCTGGAGCCGGTGGCCGTCTCCGGAGTGACGGTGACCAGCGCCACGCTGCACAACGAGGACGAGGTGCGGCGCAAGGACGTGCGCGCGGGCGACTGGGTGGTGGTGCAGCGCGCCGGGGAGGTTATCCCCGAGGTGGTGCGGGTGCTGACGGAGCGACGTACCGGGCAGGAGCGTCCCTTCCGGATGCCGGGGAGCTGCCCGGTCTGCCGCACCGCGGTGATCCGCCCGGAGGGGGAAGCGGTAACGCGCTGCCCCAACCCCGCCTGCCCTGCGCAGGTGATGGGCGCGCTGCTGCACTTTGCCTCCCGGGATGCGCTGAACATCGAGGGGCTGGGGACCAGACGCCTGGAGCAGCTGCTGGCCGCGGGCCTGGTGGGGGACGCCGCCGACCTCTACGGCCTGCGCCGTGAGCAGCTGCTAAATCTGGAGCGGATGGCAGAGCGGTCGGCGCAGAACCTGCTGGATTCAATCGCCCGCAGCCGGCGGACCACGCTGGCGCGCTTCCTGGTCGCGCTGGGCATCCGGCACGTGGGGCCCACCGTAGCGGAGACGCTGGCGGCGCACTTCCGCGACATCCGGGCGCTGATGGAGGCCTCCTTCGAGGAGGTGCGGGACGTCCCCGGGGTGGGTCCGGTAATCGCCCACAGCGTGGTCACCTTCTTCCAGGAGGGGGAGAACCGGGCGCTGGTGTTGCGGCTGCTGGAGGCTGGTGTGGTGCCCGCCCCGCCGGATGCGCGGGGTGAGGGGCCGCTGGCTGGACGGCATTTCGTCTTCACCGGGACGCTGCGGCGCTTCACCCGGGGAGAGGCGGAGGCGCGGGTGAAGGCCCTGGGAGGCACGGTGGCCGGCAGCGTGGGGGCCCGGACCACTGATGTTGTCGTGGGCGAACAGCCGGG
- a CDS encoding NADH-quinone oxidoreductase subunit N, whose protein sequence is MSAAIDLRTVLPEVVVAALAMAVLMWDVLAGVRGRKALAPGTILGLAAAAGAVIWVGPRPPAFAGAYLRDAATVLFQAIALISAVLATLLGADYLRRTGLERGEYYALLLFACLGAMVMAAAGDLIVLFLGLETLSIPLYVLAAFRRGNVRSQEAGMKYFLLGSFSTAFFLYGVALLYGASGSTALGALARAAAAGLTPLLGIGVALFSIGLAFKAALVPFHTWAPDVYEGAPLPVTAYMAVVAKVGAFAAVLRAFPLALPGLAGQWTLLLATLSVATMILGNLVALVQRSMKRLLAYSSIAHAGYLLIGVAAGGAEGAWAMVFYLVAYLFMTLGAFAVVLLLQRAGEEADLIEEYAGLGGRAPWLAAAMAVFMVSLAGLPPTAGFIGKFYLFSAALAAGQPAVALVGALTSVVSVYYYLRVPYIMFVGREVEGVEVVPAPGVRAVVVTAAAAVILLGVLPGALTQAVHPLVDLFGAR, encoded by the coding sequence GTGAGTGCGGCCATCGACCTGCGCACCGTCCTGCCGGAGGTGGTGGTGGCCGCCCTGGCCATGGCGGTGTTGATGTGGGATGTGCTGGCCGGGGTCCGCGGGCGGAAGGCGCTGGCCCCGGGAACTATCCTGGGGCTGGCGGCCGCCGCCGGGGCCGTGATCTGGGTGGGGCCTCGCCCGCCGGCCTTCGCCGGCGCCTACCTGCGCGATGCTGCCACGGTGCTCTTCCAGGCCATCGCGCTGATCTCTGCGGTTCTGGCCACCCTCCTTGGCGCCGACTACCTGCGGCGAACCGGCCTGGAACGAGGGGAGTACTATGCCCTCCTCCTCTTTGCCTGCCTGGGCGCTATGGTCATGGCGGCCGCCGGAGACCTGATCGTCCTATTCCTGGGACTGGAGACCCTATCCATCCCGCTGTATGTCCTGGCCGCCTTCCGCCGCGGGAATGTCCGCTCCCAGGAGGCGGGGATGAAGTACTTCCTGCTGGGATCCTTCTCCACGGCCTTCTTCCTCTACGGGGTTGCCCTGCTCTATGGTGCCTCTGGGTCCACCGCTCTGGGGGCGCTGGCCCGGGCTGCAGCGGCGGGGCTGACCCCGCTGCTGGGGATAGGCGTCGCCCTTTTCTCCATCGGCCTGGCCTTCAAGGCCGCCCTGGTCCCCTTCCACACCTGGGCACCCGACGTCTACGAGGGGGCGCCGCTGCCGGTGACGGCCTATATGGCGGTGGTGGCCAAGGTGGGCGCATTCGCCGCGGTGCTGCGGGCCTTCCCCCTGGCCCTGCCCGGGCTGGCCGGCCAGTGGACGCTGCTGCTGGCCACCCTCAGCGTGGCCACCATGATCCTGGGCAACCTGGTGGCGCTGGTGCAGCGCTCTATGAAACGCCTGCTGGCCTACTCCAGCATCGCCCACGCCGGGTACCTGCTGATCGGGGTGGCTGCCGGAGGAGCGGAGGGGGCGTGGGCGATGGTCTTCTACCTGGTGGCCTACCTCTTCATGACCCTGGGCGCGTTTGCTGTGGTCCTGCTGCTGCAGCGGGCCGGCGAGGAAGCGGACCTTATCGAGGAGTACGCCGGCCTGGGAGGGAGGGCGCCCTGGCTGGCCGCGGCCATGGCCGTGTTTATGGTCTCCCTGGCCGGACTGCCCCCGACGGCGGGGTTCATCGGCAAGTTCTACCTGTTCAGTGCGGCCCTGGCTGCGGGCCAGCCCGCGGTGGCTCTGGTGGGGGCCCTGACCTCGGTGGTTTCCGTCTACTACTACCTGCGCGTCCCCTACATCATGTTCGTGGGCAGGGAGGTGGAGGGTGTGGAGGTGGTACCTGCGCCCGGCGTGCGCGCCGTCGTCGTCACCGCGGCAGCGGCGGTGATCCTCCTGGGCGTGCTCCCGGGCGCGCTGACGCAGGCGGTCCACCCTCTGGTCGACCTCTTCGGCGCCCGGTGA
- the thrB gene encoding homoserine kinase, with amino-acid sequence MTVEVAVPATIANLGPGFDALGMAVNLYDRFRVSIADRPAVSFSGGDAAALAGEPAPLVLRAAEEVARQAGRRAAFAIEARLAVPVTRGLGSSAAAIVGGAVAANELLGHPLDQTALLELAVQLEGHPDNVAAALLGGVVVVTRDGQALRAGRFLPRLDLEIALAIPDRVIPTAEARALLPRTVPLADAVFNLSRVALLVAALLTGDGALLPAALQDRLHQPHRARLLPGFAAVLVAAREAGAYGAVLAGSGSTVAAFSPPGRGERVGEAMRQAFASHGVTSATRTVSVDAHGATVYPS; translated from the coding sequence ATGACCGTTGAGGTGGCTGTTCCCGCCACCATCGCCAACCTCGGCCCGGGCTTCGACGCCCTGGGCATGGCCGTCAACCTCTACGATCGCTTCCGCGTGAGCATCGCCGACCGGCCGGCGGTCTCCTTCAGCGGGGGAGATGCCGCTGCGCTGGCCGGGGAGCCCGCGCCGCTGGTCCTGCGGGCGGCGGAGGAGGTCGCTCGACAGGCGGGGCGCAGGGCTGCCTTTGCCATCGAAGCCCGCCTGGCCGTCCCGGTCACTCGCGGCCTGGGCAGCAGTGCCGCCGCCATCGTGGGTGGGGCGGTGGCGGCCAACGAGCTGCTGGGCCACCCCCTGGACCAGACGGCCCTGCTGGAGCTGGCGGTGCAGCTGGAAGGGCATCCCGACAATGTGGCGGCGGCGCTGCTCGGCGGGGTGGTGGTGGTGACCCGGGACGGCCAGGCCCTGCGCGCGGGGCGCTTTCTCCCACGGCTGGACCTGGAGATTGCCCTGGCCATACCCGATCGCGTCATCCCCACCGCGGAGGCGCGGGCGCTGCTGCCGCGGACCGTCCCCCTGGCCGATGCGGTCTTCAACCTCTCCAGAGTGGCGCTGCTGGTCGCGGCCCTGCTGACCGGGGACGGTGCGCTGCTCCCGGCGGCCCTGCAGGACCGCCTGCATCAGCCGCACCGGGCCAGGCTGCTGCCAGGGTTCGCCGCGGTGCTGGTGGCGGCGCGCGAGGCCGGCGCCTACGGTGCGGTGCTGGCGGGCTCCGGGTCCACGGTGGCCGCCTTCAGCCCCCCCGGCCGGGGGGAGCGCGTAGGGGAGGCCATGCGCCAGGCCTTCGCTAGCCACGGCGTGACATCGGCGACGCGCACGGTGTCCGTGGACGCGCACGGTGCCACCGTCTACCCCTCGTAG
- a CDS encoding inosine/xanthosine triphosphatase, protein MDPCGSSPLPSSPTRIAVGSQQPAKVAAATVVLQRAFPGAEVVALGVEGGVGPLPLSVEETIRGALERARRALREGGADLGVGIEDGLEETPHGTFLGSWAAAIDRRGRVGLGAGMRILLPPEVVQAVRRGQDLGQIVREHSSLVDSETGGAIGWLTRGLVTREEAHRHAVAAALAPFLPGAVQW, encoded by the coding sequence ATGGATCCCTGCGGCAGCAGCCCGCTCCCTTCTTCGCCTACGCGCATCGCCGTCGGCTCGCAACAGCCAGCCAAGGTGGCCGCGGCCACGGTCGTGCTGCAGAGGGCCTTCCCCGGAGCGGAGGTCGTGGCCCTGGGCGTGGAGGGCGGTGTCGGCCCGCTACCCCTCTCGGTCGAGGAGACCATCCGGGGCGCGCTGGAGCGGGCCCGGCGCGCGCTGCGGGAGGGCGGAGCCGATCTGGGTGTGGGGATCGAAGACGGGCTGGAGGAGACCCCGCACGGCACCTTCCTCGGGAGCTGGGCGGCCGCCATCGACCGCAGGGGACGGGTGGGGCTGGGAGCGGGGATGCGCATCCTCCTGCCGCCGGAAGTGGTGCAGGCGGTCCGCCGGGGGCAGGACCTCGGCCAGATCGTCCGCGAGCACTCCTCTCTGGTGGACAGCGAGACCGGCGGCGCCATCGGCTGGCTTACCCGCGGCCTGGTCACGCGGGAAGAGGCGCACCGCCATGCCGTCGCCGCAGCGCTGGCTCCCTTCCTGCCGGGCGCGGTACAGTGGTAA
- the lgt gene encoding prolipoprotein diacylglyceryl transferase — translation MNPVLFQAGPLVVRWYGVMMALTILASILFALRWGPRFGIAREFIDRITFPLALVLFAGARLGYVVSHPGEFADPLEVFRLWHGGLTSHGAIAAGLLYGYLVARRGGVSYWSLADTVVWAIPLGNIFVRFGNFMNGELYGDPTALPWGVLFPTAPDAPRHPLQLYEMALAVVILWAAWRVARRRAFPGQVWWVVVVLTSAGRILLDALRSEEHVILGTLAYGQVAAAILLLAGVWFLWRRPRSSPPQPPPVGADPEP, via the coding sequence ATGAACCCCGTGCTCTTCCAGGCCGGACCGCTGGTCGTCCGCTGGTACGGAGTGATGATGGCGCTGACGATCCTGGCGAGCATCCTCTTCGCCCTGCGCTGGGGACCTCGCTTCGGCATCGCCCGGGAGTTCATCGACCGCATCACCTTCCCCCTGGCCCTGGTTCTCTTCGCCGGGGCCCGGCTGGGGTACGTCGTCTCCCATCCGGGAGAGTTCGCCGACCCCCTGGAGGTCTTCCGCCTCTGGCACGGCGGGCTGACGTCGCATGGGGCCATCGCCGCCGGGCTGCTGTACGGGTACCTGGTGGCGCGCCGCGGCGGTGTCTCGTACTGGTCGCTGGCCGACACCGTGGTCTGGGCCATCCCCCTGGGCAACATCTTCGTCCGCTTCGGCAACTTCATGAACGGCGAGCTATACGGAGACCCGACGGCGCTGCCCTGGGGAGTCCTCTTCCCCACGGCGCCGGATGCGCCGCGCCATCCCCTGCAGCTCTACGAGATGGCGCTGGCCGTAGTGATCCTCTGGGCCGCCTGGCGCGTGGCCAGGCGGCGCGCGTTCCCCGGGCAGGTGTGGTGGGTCGTTGTCGTGCTCACCTCCGCCGGACGTATCCTCCTGGATGCGCTGCGCAGCGAGGAGCACGTCATCCTGGGGACCCTGGCCTACGGCCAGGTGGCCGCAGCGATCCTGCTTCTGGCCGGCGTGTGGTTCCTCTGGCGCCGTCCCCGCAGCTCGCCCCCTCAGCCCCCGCCGGTCGGCGCGGATCCCGAGCCGTAA
- a CDS encoding NADH-quinone oxidoreductase subunit M, whose protein sequence is MLTWLIFTPTIGAAVVAALPRRRAGAARWVGWLASLATLGLAVRLFQAFVPGSGEMQFVVRRPWVPLLGIEYALGVDGISLLLVMLTAVIFPIALLSSWGAIAEKVREFTVAMLLLETAVLGTFLSLDLLLFYVFWEAVLVPMYFLIGIWGGPQRTYAANKFILYTMAGSVLMLVAIIAFYLTAAPAGARTFDLLRLQEAAPPSGLAPWLFAAFTLAFAVKVPLWPLHTWLPDAHVEAPTAGSVILAALLLKMGTYGFLRFSLGLFPQVAVTAAPLLLALGVVGVIYGGIVSWAQPDLKRLVAFSSVSHLGLVTLGIFALTTEALQGALLQMVNHGISTGGLFLIVGVLYDRLHTRAIADYGGVAALMPRFAALFTIVLLSSAAVPSTNGFVGEFLILLGTFHRSPPLAVLAVSGVILSVIYLLWAYQKVMQGPVRAKTPERLVEVNAREALVFLPLVVLIFWIGLYPSPLLRRSEASVRAVVERVERRTQGAVTPGRPVAGTPGAVAGRIPPLGAR, encoded by the coding sequence GGCGCGCCGGCGCAGCGCGTTGGGTGGGATGGCTGGCCAGCCTGGCCACTCTGGGCCTGGCCGTCCGGCTCTTCCAGGCCTTCGTCCCGGGCAGCGGGGAGATGCAGTTTGTCGTCCGCCGGCCCTGGGTGCCGCTTTTGGGCATCGAGTACGCGCTGGGGGTGGATGGGATCTCGCTGCTACTGGTGATGCTCACCGCGGTGATCTTTCCCATCGCCCTGCTCTCCTCCTGGGGGGCAATTGCGGAGAAGGTGCGGGAGTTCACGGTGGCCATGCTCCTCCTGGAGACCGCCGTCCTGGGGACCTTCCTCAGCCTGGACCTGCTGCTCTTCTACGTCTTCTGGGAGGCAGTGCTGGTTCCCATGTACTTCCTCATCGGCATCTGGGGCGGCCCACAGCGCACCTACGCCGCCAACAAGTTCATCCTGTACACCATGGCAGGCAGCGTGCTGATGCTGGTGGCCATCATCGCCTTCTACCTGACGGCGGCGCCGGCGGGCGCGCGCACCTTTGATCTGCTGCGCCTCCAGGAGGCGGCGCCGCCCTCAGGGCTTGCTCCCTGGCTGTTTGCCGCCTTCACCCTGGCCTTCGCCGTGAAGGTGCCGCTGTGGCCGCTGCACACCTGGCTGCCGGACGCGCACGTGGAGGCACCCACCGCTGGCAGCGTAATCCTGGCAGCCCTCCTGCTGAAGATGGGGACCTACGGGTTCCTCCGCTTCTCCCTGGGACTCTTCCCCCAGGTGGCGGTCACCGCCGCACCGCTGCTGCTGGCCCTGGGGGTGGTGGGGGTCATCTACGGGGGGATCGTCTCCTGGGCCCAGCCTGACCTGAAGCGCCTGGTGGCCTTCAGCAGCGTTAGCCACCTGGGCTTGGTCACCCTGGGCATCTTCGCCCTGACCACCGAGGCGCTGCAGGGCGCCCTGCTGCAGATGGTCAACCACGGCATCTCCACCGGCGGGCTGTTCCTCATCGTCGGCGTCCTCTACGACCGGCTGCACACCCGGGCCATCGCCGACTACGGCGGGGTGGCCGCGCTTATGCCGCGCTTCGCCGCCCTCTTCACCATCGTCCTGCTCTCCTCCGCCGCTGTGCCATCGACCAACGGTTTCGTAGGCGAGTTCCTCATCCTGCTGGGGACCTTTCACCGTTCCCCGCCACTGGCCGTCCTGGCCGTCAGCGGGGTGATCCTCTCGGTGATCTACCTGCTGTGGGCCTACCAGAAGGTGATGCAGGGTCCGGTGAGGGCAAAGACGCCGGAGCGCCTGGTGGAGGTGAACGCGCGAGAGGCGCTGGTCTTCCTCCCGCTGGTGGTGCTCATCTTCTGGATCGGCCTGTACCCTTCCCCTCTGCTGCGCCGCTCCGAGGCTTCCGTGCGCGCGGTGGTGGAGCGCGTGGAACGCCGTACGCAGGGTGCGGTGACGCCTGGACGGCCAGTCGCAGGTACCCCCGGCGCGGTAGCTGGGAGGATTCCGCCTCTGGGGGCACGGTGA